TGTCGACTTTATGTATTTCGCAGAAAAAGACATGCTGACCCCATTTTTGTCGCTTTTACAAATATGCTGTGCTAACTGTTTCAACTCTAGTTTACGAGACTTTTCCCTGACTTGCGTTTTAACTCTATCTAGACTAATGTCAGTACAACCTTTGAAAACAGAGCCAATAGCTGTGACCACTTTTTCCAGGTACAAGCAATTAGGAAGAACAGTGAAACCACTCTCCTTATCTGATGGCATGACAGAAAGTTCATTGTCTCTCAGAAACTTGGCCGTCTTCCGCAATGGAAGGCTGGtgctggtaggcttaccccgtAGGAGCACGTCGACGCCTTCCGAGATGCATCTGTCTGAATCCTCTGGTGAGGCGGGGGCAGCAACAGAGCGTACCATTGAAAGAAGCTCGGGTGCAGACCTCTCTCCGTCGACAGTGAACTTCGGACCAAGGGCGAGGGTGTTGTGAACGCAGTCTGGGAGGACGACATCACTGCAAGAATGGACCACACCCGATGGTTGGGACTTGGTTGGGCACTGCGCACGAAGGCTAGTAAGTTCACGTGACCGCAAGCTGTTTGCAGTGTGTTCGATTCGGTCGCAGTACTCTCgccttcttcttttcttcactctCGGTGAAAGATCTGTTTGTTGAAGCTGGACAAACAGGGCATCACGGTATGTGCGCTCTTGTCGGTGCTATTCAGACCTCAGAATTTCACACACTCGTATACCATGGCCGATAGAGGGGTGGTAACCTCCAAACAAGAAGGCTTTAACGTGCAGAGGCAGGTGCTTTGCGCGAATGCAGAAGATCAAGGTGCGCACACGGCAAATGGAGACTGCGATGAGGGCTATGAGAACTGATTGATGAAGGAAAACACGAAAAAGATCCCAAATAACTAGAAatgttgttgtcgttctgttttcgcgctgtaactatcgtcatgtcataccaactagcccaaactgccacacttcaaaTGTAGAAAAAGTCTGTAGACAGTTCGCCAGCTAACTCTATCCAATCCGATGCCTGTGGAggtaccaaggaggattaaagaaaaattgctggagtggaagctcctgcaatgccttgccagcagaagtgaagccaacttttgccactgccaagatggcggaaacatgctcttttctgatagtgcccacttaaagatcaagtggctttgatacgttatgtaaatgctacgttagttcgatattaaaggatagttgttcccgacgaaataacacacagaaactagtatggatgactgaatcttcaaagaactttgcctccaattagaggctcacttcGGAAAACTAGTAACTTTAAGACGCTCTTGAAGCACTATGTGGCCCGAAAAAGTTCCCGCATAAAaatcgttgggcgtgcgagggaaacgcttagCTTTTAATCGCTAAACGGCGATACTTTATTTTGcctctagtaagatggccgctACAACCGCCTTTTTGCCAGAGGAAAGGCTTCACTTCTGCggaatcatttccactccagcaattttttaaatcctcctcgctaagtacacgatcgcagcgccagatttctctcaaggtattattgtatgaaactctatgctagAAACCTTCCTACACCGTGGTAGAAACTCTATGGTGGTAGACACTTACAGTTTCATACATGAAAAACCTCTATGGGTAGAAAGAAACAAATGCACTCTCGGAGGACATGCTAGCACAATTTGCAGAATTGTCATTGCAGTTTGCAGAATTGTCATTGCAGTTGACCGACATTATTTAGTTACAAAACTGTTTTGTGTTTTTattaatatatatttttttactgtTAAAAACTTTCgcgcataactttttttttaagttttacgTGAATGCGGTTTCAAGCCTAGCTGATCCAATTCGTTGTCAGCTGATTGTTGTTGTCGCTTAGTTCACGATTGCAGTCGCGATGTTATGAAGTGTTTTCACTGTTGCAGAATTGGGTGAGCTAGTTTCTGAAACATGGATTGTGAGGACTTCCTCGCGAAAGAGCAAAAAGTTCTGGAACTTTACTTTTTAAGTCTCGGGCACTTCAATTATGACAAAGCGAAAGAGACCGTTGTAAGTGGAACTTGCGTTCATCAAAACATTTTGATGCTGTTGTAATCTGTGAATATCGTTTGCAGGAGAAAGAGCGGGATGCTTTGTGCAAAACTGGTGCCAACTACCTGTTCAGCAGCGTCCTTACGGCGCTGTCGCAGATGGCCATCGCAGAAAAGTTGTACATGTCTTTGCAGTACTTGGCTCCAAAAAGCTTCTTGAGAAAAGACGTAAGTGTTTGTTGCGACGCCGTCCTTTGTACCACGtaagcattaataataaaatgtCTCGGATCGCCCAATTAGCGCTACATCTAGTGCTGTTGCTGCAGTTACGAATGACTGTAAGCAGGGTCTCGCTGTGTCTACAGAAATAGACAGAGTGTTTATTTCGTAATCGGAAAATGCAAAAGCGAAGCAAGCACGGCCATATTTGGTGAAGCGGCGCGCAGAAACAACTTTCACGCGCCCACAAAAATACACTAACACGATTGTTAGTTTAGAAGTTTTGTCTTGCTGACAATTGTTTTTTTGTGCCTTCTATGTATGTGCGTGAACGTCATTGTGTGCTGCTTAGTCAGTATTATGTCTTACCAACTATGTCAGCCGTATGCACCATGTGCCATAGTTTGTTCATTGCTTTCCGCCGGCATAAATATTTAGCAAATAGTGTATGTAGTGCATGTTCTTAGCGAGGGAGCTGGGAGCTCTCGTTACTCCTGCTCATTATCTTACGATTATGTTTCATCGGGAAAGCAAGAATGTATTACACCGTTTAGTGTGACATGTTTGCCATTTCTGAAGTTTACTGTTACTGAAGCGCTGTAAGCTTCGCCAGTGGCAttgcaaaaaataagaaaagaaaatgtaCAAGAACATAAAAGAGAAGAAGGTAATGCAAACAGGTGCTGACTATGAAGTGATGGTTCATTCGGTTGAACAAGCCAAAATGAAGAGCAAGGCGAGATAACATACATAGATTGCATGACAGGAGTAGGGAGGGAAATAATGGTAAGGAGGACCCACATCAACAAAAACTGATGACACATCAAGTGAGTCCAAGATAACTCAGCTCTTTTTCATGCAAAGTCAAAAAGAGTGTTATGTACGCTAAGCTCGAGGAATTTGTGCGTTGGAGTAGTGACAACGAGGCCAAGGGCTGGTTTGACCACTTTGCAAATAAGGGCAtagagttgatcgcgctcagctcgtagccatttgtgtatagcggtgacgtaggtaaagcggcacaaaacaaacgcgtgtacaagGTGCTGAAGGAAGAAGAGAAACGCTTGAAGAGATCACCGAGGCTTCTGAGGAACACGTGCAATTGACCCGCCTCACGCGCATCAAGACGGGCCGTCATATTCTGCTCGAGCTCGGCTTTTTCTCTTCAACGGCCAGGGatcccccagagttgactctgaTTCCCCTTGAAAttcgcgaccttatcacgatcgctccgaTTCCGCGAAAGTACaacccgaatacaacagaggcaggcgcctggcgcgggcgaccgccattctcaagcgcatagacttGGAAGTGGACAacgtagccccgccacggtggtctagtggctaaggtactcggctgctgacccgcaggtcgcgggatcaaatcccggctgtggcggctgcatttccgatggaggcggaaatgttgtaggttcgtgtactcagatttgggtgcacgttaaagaaccccaggtggtcaaaatttccggagccctccactacggcgtctctcataatcaaatagtggttttgggacgttaaaccccacaaatcaatcaatcaagtggaCAACGTATCGTACGTGGATgccgctgcctatcacaacaactGAGCCTTCGCTGCAGTCACGGTATCAACCACGCAGCAGattcttaactctgccacaatcctcacttgaaaccccgaagtagcagagcaagtagctatagctatagataagctcgacagcaaacgggaaatcatctacagcgactccagaccggccatcaaagccttcgaacgtggCATCATCTCCGACCGGGCGTTTCGTATCCTGCGCAGCGCAGGCCCGAGTGCCCTGAAACACCACGCTGTCATCTGGTTCCCTGCCCATCAAGGCCAGGTGCACGGTGCCCCATCCAACCTCAATAAGATCATTCATGATGCAGCGCGCACAATTACCGACCATGCCGCCGCAGGACAACCCCATATCGCTCAGTTCGGGGATACCCCCATTGCACATGACATCACAAAGGACTTTTACCTTGAATGCCGCATTTTTTTACCCCACATCAAAAACTTAACAGACCCCAGCCTATTACAGACCCACGTGTACCCAAACCTTACcaagcttcacgtttattatcctgatgcataccccagcAACACGTGCCCCTTATGTGGACACACGGCGaaactcgcacacatgctctgggagtgtaggaacactcctcccgactctacctcgaacaagtgggagaggtccctcaggagctcacgcCTCGCCGACgtgcaatgggccgtccagcaggcctaCGAAGCGGCCACCAGGTACTCCTTGTCGGTCCTTACGTGGGAGACGCCTGCTACGTGCTAAGCGCATCTTTCAGGACTAAAGTAaagttttttcatttcattcacaAAGGGTGTGCTAGTGTGCAATTTTTTGAATGTATGTATGAGCAGCCTCTACAAGTTCACAGGCTTTTTGATTTCCGTGTAGAAACAACCGCTGAACATCTCAAAAGAACAGTGTGTACCCACACATTTTTGCAATACATTGATAAATGTCTCTCTTTCTACCTTTACTTTCCCAAACTATTTAGACTTCCCTGAAGTCTCTATATGAGGCACTGCGACTGGAATTTCTCCGGCTGAAAGACCAAGCTTCTTGCTCAACACCAGTCTCGTGCAGTCCTTCTCCATCGAGCTGCTCACCGATGATGACGCCATCACCATCGGCCATGTCGTTGAGCTCAATGAGTCCGACTGTCGTTATAGGCTCCTTTCATAGCGGCACATCTTACATGTCGCAATCACCCCAAGCGCCTGTCTTGGATGCTTTCTTAAGTCACCTCTGTGGGCAGCTGCACTCATTTGTTGTGGCCCGTGCCAGATCTGTTGACTTGTATCCTTGCAGTGATTTGTACATTTTTTTCTCCTCAGTATATATAGAGTCCTGCTTCTGCAACAGAATATTGTTGTGCCTCGAGAATGTGTTTGATATGCCTATGTCATTTACAGCTTCTGAATCAATATCAAGCTTACCGTGTCACACGGGTATATCTTGAAAGTGTTTGAGAGTAATGTTACGCTTTGATGGGTGAGTTGGTTTAGCATGCTCAAAGGGGTTCTGAACCGCCTTTTTAAGTAATCATCAAGTGACCTCAGTGTATATATTGTCTCGTGAGTCTATTctcgaaatatttttttttaaatttttcaaGTCTCTATAGTATGACAGGAATTATAGTGGCTTGTCTCATGCTTGAACATTTAAAAAGAGGTGTTATGGGTACTTTTGAAGTCTCAAACTATTAAATTCCTCACTTGCAATTGGTTCTGAGTGACACTTATGTAGCGGGTGTTGTGGTAATGTGAGAGCCTTGCACAGCAGCCTATGgaggatggaggcggaaatgttgtaggcccatgtgctcagatttgggtgcacgttaaagaaccccaggtggtctaaatttccggagccctccactacgacgtctctcataatcatatagtggttttgggacgttaaaccccacatatctagtATGTAGCAGCCTATGGAGGATAGCTCATAGGCCACTGGCATGTGCGTTGCTGCACCGTACTATGTTTACCTTCTTGATAGCCTGCCCATGCTTTGCTTTTAAAGAAATGAAACTCTTTTCAACATGACCTCACAGGATGAAACAGGGTAGGACAGCTGCCTGTAAATCTCGCAAGGCTAGATCAGCCAGTAGCCTACAACATACTCCTCCTCGTTGAGTGCTTTTTCTCTCCTCTTGTCCCACTGAATGTGCTGGAAGCTGCATAAGGGGGGATAGCAAAAGAGGAGAAAGTCTACATCAGCGGTGTTACAAAACACATTCATTTACTTCGGATGTGATCTTGGTGTGCACTACGGTGGCTATGGCATACTGTTGAGCATGGCACCAGCGTTTACTTGCACTAAAAACAAGAAGCGCATTTGACCAAAACACTGCTGATGATTTATGCCAACTATCGGCTAATATCATAAATCCATTGAATGACAAAATCTGGCATGCCAACTATCGGCTAATATCAGAAATCTATTGAATGACAAAATCGGGCAGCTGCTCGCAGCATTGAAAAGAATAAGGATGAGCCGTTGTATGAAGAAAGGGTGTGCGACCTTGACATTCTACTTATGAACTCTACATGTTTTGCACGACCAAAAAATTTGGCTGAGCTGGTTGTAGCTGTGTTTGGTGCTCGTAAAATGTCTTCTTTCTACAAGCTCAGGGTTTGTTCAGGACTCCTTAAAGCTATAACACAGCACATGAATGACAGACTAGAAAAATATGATGCAAGAATTGGTCTGGGTTGTTTTGGCACTTTGTTATGGCATCACTTGTAGCACAAAAGTATCATCTGTGCAATATCAGCCACAAATCCAGTCTAAAACATATTTTAGTTGAGTTATGAACTTCATGCAAGTGTTGAATTGGAAAGGGAAGCACCTCGTGATTTAGTATCACAAAGGTACTGTTTGTAGACAATCTACATCATGGTTTAACTGGGCTGCTGGGAATATGTCAGAGATGGGCAACAGTGGTAGCAACACCTCATAAGGCTCAGCCCAACTGAAGCGCCATAAAGCTAACATTGCGCTGACTTATCCGGTTGTCTCGCTCCGTGAACAGTATTTAATAATCAACTCACAttactttaatttttttcttttgacgagAACACTGATAATACTATTGATAATGAAATTAAAATGTATTTCAGTTGGGTAAAATGTCACAAGCTGTCACTTCTGGCTCCGATGCTGCCATCCATGGCTCCAGTATTCCGGTATCCGCAAACACCAGGAAGTCTATAGACAAATTTAAGCTCTCTACTGTTAAGATTGTACTGCATAGCAAACACATAGGTGCTTCTGCTCTCTCTTTCACACATGAGCTTGTAAAGAGACATGCTGCTGGCACATGTACATTTTGTGGCAAGAAGCTACACCTGTACATTTGTGCATGCCCTAATTTTGAACACTTTCTTTTCTTATCCATCTATAGCCTTGTAGTGGTTACAGTGTTCagatgctgacccgaaggttgtaggttcgatcctGGCCTAGTTAGTTGCTTTTTGATTGAGGTGAAATGCTTGAATCCTGTTTACTGTGCAATGTAGGGGCAATTTGAACATTAGAGgatcgaaatttcgggagccctttactacagtcagcctcataatcatatcataggATTGGCTCGCAGTCtcatattatcattattattgtttcttttcttgtttccttTGAATGCACGGCTAACCTTCATCACTGGAATAAAGTATGCACTGGTGTAATTCTATAGTTTAAATCTAGTACTGTGGGGCGTGGCATGGGTGCTTTGCACCACACCATCGCAACTGTGCAGCTcacaatgctcaaatcagccagtggcagTGTCCATGTGCTTTTCAGTGTATGATACAATTGATCTTGGGTAAATGGCTTAGTATGCCTAGAGGACAGCTAGCGATTTCCAGATTACCTTAAAATTTAATTGTATATTCCGTGCCATGTGGCCcactataatgtttggctcacaTGTTTGCTGGAGCCTCGACTATCAATTGGAAGCATATACGAATCATGtttaaaaaatgttgcagggcccttaTGCTTAAGAGCTTAGCACAGTAATACCAAGGACATGTAGAAAGAGTGCGATCTTTGTAGTAATTGGGCTGCACTATTTTTCCTAACGGCATTCAATTCTGAGAAACATTCAAGTGCTTTTTTTGATGATGCCACTGTTGCCATTTGATGAATGTGGTGTACCTTAACACACATGCAGCTATGACAAGCTGTACACTCTCAGTCTTGGAAAAATGATGAAGTTCAAAGATCTGTCTGCTGCCCTGAGTGATATCATACAACAGAATCAAAAACTATTTCATCACCCTATCCTGACCCCACTGAAGTCATCGTTCAGGTGATCTCCCCTCTTGCTTGTCTTTTGTTCTTCAAAGAAATGCCTCAGTTTGCTTGGATAAGTAGAAGGGCTCAAACTTCATGAAAGTAATTTTGGTAATATCATCAATCACCTTCAGCTGCTGATTGTTGCTTGTTCATTGCCCATGATATGGAGGTAGCATATATATGTGTGATATACTAGGAGGCATTTTAGAGGGAACAATTGTCTATGTGCCTGCTGATAATCTTATGTAGCTTAAGCAAGTTGACCAGCCAGCACTTGACAAAACTCATTGTTGTAACAAACAAATACCTATTCGAGGCAGTCGAGATCGATTTGGTATTTCGTGTGTACCTGCTGAGGTAATGCAAAATAATGTCTAAAGCAGGCTTTATTGCGTGACCTGCTCAGCTTTGCTCTTTCTGTTTTATTTCATCTTTTTATAATAATGGTTCATTGACAAAGTAAGAGAAGGGTGTTGCTTGTCAattttacttcatttttttttgccattagCCTAAGCAAAAACCATGCACGGTTTGAATTTGCCAATTGCCATTTGCGTAAACAAAAGGAAATTCACTGCTCCTATTCATGGGGACGCTGGCTGAATTAATCAACTCAGTTTGATTCACACGTGTAGCGTTACTTCATGAAATGATTCCTTTATTATAGTACTAACTTCTTCCAATACTATGGCATATGCTGCTGTGCAGCTTACATAGCAAGCCTCCACACTGTACTGCTGCTCATTTGATGTTGCTGCGGGAATTTGACCTATTAGAATTTGACCTAAGCTGTGGTGACTGGGACAAACTGGTCCATGATGTGATTATGTGCAGCATGGAGCTGGAAGCTCTGCATCACCTACTTGAGGCTCAGGTGCTGTTGTCGCAGTGGCAGTTTCTGCAAGCTCTCCTTCACCTGAAAGAGGCCCATGCGAGATTGGGAGAGTGGAATGCCAGCCTTCTACTGCCAGAGGCAGGTAGCACTCGGGAAAGAACATTGACTCAGAGtttgtgtgttgctttctttgaTTCACGACTACTTCCTTTGAAAGTACTGCATCTTGTCTAATTTTCTGACATGTGCAATCGAAGATACATTTATAGAAGTGCATTGTGCAGATGATGCCATGAGGCATGCGAGCCCAAATCTTCTATATGCTATAGAATGCTAAGGCAGTGATCACATGGTACCACAGCTAGCAGCAGATGGGTTAGCTGGGTGCAGTGATCACTAGACACACTGAGATTGTTTTATTGACAGCTGAGTAAATTAGTAGAACAATTAGGCATTATACCATCAGACTCTATGTTGTCTTATTAGTGGTGGAGTTGCCAGGTATTCAGGCACAATTGTGTGAGCCAGATAAGGTGATGATCAGTGTCTACAGATGACAATGACGAACACAATCGgtgatcacacacacaaaaagtatGCGTGGTGGAAcatgcccagcacctccaccaaaatgtaaTATGAATGATGAGACATGTGTATTGTAGACTTTtggaagatattgtcacgggtatagaaagaTACCTTAGGCACAGGTGCAGAAATGACACAGTAGGGAttaagacgacgatgttgttgtggggccgtGTCTGGACTGCCCTGTTGTTCTGCATTCTTGcccactgtgtgcagtgttaggccaaccggcgttaacttattaaatactccccgttcaatatttttggtggaagtgctgggtaacatTCCATTTCTGGATCTTCGTAGCGGACGTCGGCTtcgtccagccacgatgcctgaagaCAGTGCGCCGTTCGTTCAGTCTACGCCTGCTCCGTCACCTGTCATCCCTTCCCATCTTCTCGATCCAGGTACATTTTGCGGCACCGACACAACTGACGTTGACGAGTGGCTCGCCttatacgagcgcgtcagcaagcaatacaggtgggatgagacgcttatgctggccaaCATCATATTTTACCTGCGAGGTATTGCACGCACCTGGTACGAGATGCACGAGGATGACCTGACGAGTTGGGACGTATGCAAGCAGAAGCTCCGTGATTTGTTCGGCCCGTCAGttgctcgacaaatggcagccaggTAGGAACTCGCGTCACGAGTTCAATCTTCCACTGAGTCGTACGTCACCTATATCCAAGACGTGCTCGCCTTGTGTCGGAAGGCCAACAAAGACATGATCGAACTAGACAAGGTCAGCAATGTGTTGAAAGGAatagccgacgatgccttcaacattcTGATTTGCATGAACTGTACCACCATTGACTCAATTGTCAGTGAATGTAGGCGGTTCGAATAAGCCAAAAGCAGGAGAATCGCTCAATGTTTTTCCAGACTCCtgaacactgctgcgacttcttGCTGCGAGGATCCTGTGGCACCACGTCCATTCGTGAATCCTCCAAACATTACAAGAATTGTCCGCCAGGAGCTGGAATCCATGGCTCCATCTGCTTATCAACCCCCTGTGCCTGACAACTTGTCCCCAATATCTCTTATTCAGGCTGTTGTGCGACAAGAGTTCGTCAACATGGGCGTCTTAGTTCCCCAAAACTCCAGCCGCACACCACAGCCCATAAATCCTAATGCTCACTACCACGCCACCTCAATTGTTGCTGCtgccgggttggtcccgcggttCTCATCACGCTACTGAAATCTATCTGAGTGGCGCACACAAGATGATCGACCGATATGCTTCTATTGCCATCGcgttggccacatttcccgccactgccgcaacagATGGTCTTTCCGGCACCGTTTTCTAGACGACCACCGACAGGATCGTGGGCAGTATTCGCCACCTCGTTTTACCGATGACCTCATACCTTCAGGACCTTCCACCTAGCCGTTCTACGCTACGCTTCGAACCATCCTATGCCGATGTCGTCGCCCAGGGAACCCGGTCCAGCCGCTCGCCGTCGCCTCGGGGTCGCTAGCTGCGCTCCTATCAAcgccgtcgctccccgtcaccAGCGTATTCTTTGCAGTTCTCGGGAAACTAacagatgcagctcctggaggtggcgctgcattgacAACTCGGACCGAAAAACCTCTACCGACCACTAATTCCAGACGAAATTTACTTGGTGTTCTTATCGATGGCCTGACCGTTACAgctctaatagacactggtgcccacatatctgttatgagttcacGTCTTCGATTCCACCTGAAAAAAGTTCTTACCCCTGCCATGTCTTCGACTGTGCGAGTGGCCGACGGCAGCCGAACATCAGTTcatggtatgtgcactgcccgggTCACTGTTGTCGGCCTTCACACTTCAGTCCTCTTCGCTGTTCGGgacgcttgcccacacgacgtgattctcggcattgacttcttgaccgcgcattcagccctcatcgattgttcaacCGGCACTTTACAGCTAGAGTTGCCTCTGTACTCTGATGTCCCTCCTGTAGCTTGCACACGGCTACTGTCCGTGGAGTGTCTACGATTACCGCCTCAGGCCGCTGTGTACCTTTCTATGTTGCCGATCCTACCTGTTCCTGATGGCGACTACTTGGCAGCTCCACTCATTGACTTGACCCTTTCCCGGAACATCATACTTCCTCATACTATAGTAAGGATCAGCGACAACAACACGCTTCTCCCTGTCCTCAACTTCTCCGTGTCGACCCAGGTCATTCCTCAAGGTATTGCCTTAGCAGAACTCTCCACTCTGGAGCAATGTACAATTTCATCTCTCACTCCTGACATCAAGACCGTAGCCGAACCTGCCGCAGCCGCACAGAATAGAGCTTTCCTAGACAAAGTGATATCAAATGACCTGTTGCCGTCCCAAGTTGAAGCACTGTGTggtcttctattttcttacctcggCATTTTTGATATCGATGACCGTTCCTTGGGCTACACGAGCGTCGTAGCCCACCGTATCGACACTGGCGATGCCCGTCCCCTTCATAAGCATCCTTACCGTGTGTCTCATTCAGAGTGCCAAATAATCCAGAAGGAGGTAGAGGAAATGCTCGACAAAGACATCGTAGAGCCTTCAaccagtccgtgggcatcacctgttgtgcttgttaaaaagaaggacagcacctggcggttctgcgttgactatcgccatcTCAATCGAATAACCAAAAAGGATTGATATCCTCTACCTTGAATTGATGAtgcgcttgactgccttcatggtgccaAGTATTGCTCTTCCCTGGACCTacgatctggatattggcaaatttcagtcGATGACCGAGACCGCAAGAGGATGGCATTCATAACACTCGATGGGCTTTATCAATTTAAAGTCAtcccttttgggttgtgcaatgcgccagcaacttttgaacgcatgatggactccctccttCGCAGTTTTAAATGGTCAAAGTGCCTGtgctatcttgacgatgtcgtcgTTTTCTTGTCAATCTTTGAAAGCCATCTTCCACCTCTGTCGgccattcttgacgtttttcgctcTGCTGGCCTCCAGCTTAACGCGTCTAAGTGCACCTTTGGGCGCCGTAAGATAAAGCTACTTGGCTACCTTGTTGACGCTATTGGTGTACGACTCGACCCTGATGAAGTCCGCGCGGTGCGCGAGTTTCCGATCCCACGTTCCACGCAAAAAGTCCGCAGCTTTTTGGGACTCTGTTCATATTTC
The nucleotide sequence above comes from Rhipicephalus microplus isolate Deutch F79 chromosome 2, USDA_Rmic, whole genome shotgun sequence. Encoded proteins:
- the LOC119170333 gene encoding KICSTOR subunit 2, which codes for MDCEDFLAKEQKVLELYFLSLGHFNYDKAKETVEKERDALCKTGANYLFSSVLTALSQMAIAEKLYMSLQYLAPKSFLRKDTSLKSLYEALRLEFLRLKDQASCSTPVSCSPSPSSCSPMMTPSPSAMSLSSMSPTVVIGSFHSGTSYMSQSPQAPVLDAFLSHLCGQLHSFVVARARSVDFYDKLYTLSLGKMMKFKDLSAALSDIIQQNQKLFHHPILTPLKSSFSMELEALHHLLEAQVLLSQWQFLQALLHLKEAHARLGEWNASLLLPENRRTPSSLLRADRLPQLVTWINKLNAFMIGKFTLYFYKILSRQATQQEMKTFGSKMTIDYCQRIASLCKKSDALCVQLLFEALGVEGYYEHGYCHPDHVVEAPKGIDSYPVIYSYPTIYQDKQHRPNIIMIITKKSDDLNSEGIVYFYDSRMEKSYFLVKLDPRVTMVAIYVSRKSERDTYIVSCMQDLAAHVRGNKIFGMLKPGNK